Proteins encoded together in one Ictidomys tridecemlineatus isolate mIctTri1 chromosome 3, mIctTri1.hap1, whole genome shotgun sequence window:
- the Btbd17 gene encoding BTB/POZ domain-containing protein 17 isoform X1, translating into MQLIRVAWTSVSLQWNQGRSTEMFRIGHCQSGSWGSFWTMLTLVGLATHAAQRSDVGGEAAGTSINHSQMLLHRLQELLHQGNASDVVLRVQAAGTNEVRVFHAHRLLLGLHSELFRELLSNQSEAVLREPRDCAAVFDKFIRYLYCGELTILLAQAIPLHKLATKYRVASLQRGVADYMRAHLAGGAGPAVGWYHYAVSTGDEALRESCLQFLAWNLSAVVGSAEWSSVSPELLAQLLQRSDLVLQDELELFHALEVWLGRARPPPAVAERALRAIRYPMIPPAQLFQLQARSAVLARHGLAVADLLLQAYQFHAASPLHYAKFFDVNGSAFLPRNYLAPAWGAPWVINNPARDDRSTSFQTQLGPSGHDAGRRITWNVLFSPRWLPVSLRPVYADAAGTALPAARPEDGRPRLVVTPASSGGDAAGVSFQKTVLVGARQQGRLLVRHAYSFHQSSEEAGDFLAHADLQRRNSEYLVENALHLHLIVKPVYHTLIRTPK; encoded by the exons ATGCAATTGATCAGAGTGGCTTGGACTTCGGTGTCCCTCCAGTGGAACCAGGGGCGGAGCACAGAAATGTTTAGGATAGGCCACTGCCAGTCTGGGTCCTGGGGCAGCTTCTGGACCATGCTGACCTTGGTGGGCCTGGCCACTCATGCAG CCCAGAGATCCGATGTGGGCGGGGAGGCAGCGGGCACCTCCATCAACCACTCCCAGATGCTGCTCCACCGCCTGCAGGAGCTGCTGCACCAGGGCAACGCCAGCGACGTGGTTCTGCGCGTGCAGGCCGCGGGCACCAACGAGGTCCGCGTCTTCCACGCCCACCGCCTGCTGCTGGGGCTGCACAGCGAGCTGTTCAGGGAGCTGCTGAGCAACCAGAGCGAGGCCGTGCTGCGGGAGCCCCGGGACTGCGCCGCCGTCTTCGACAAGTTCATCAG GTACCTATATTGCGGAGAGCTGACGATACTGCTTGCTCAGGCCATTCCACTGCATAAGCTGGCCACCAAGTACCGGGTGGCCTCCCTACAGCGAGGCGTGGCCGACTACATGCGCGCACACCTGGCAGGAGGCGCAGGCCCTGCGGTGGGCTGGTACCACTACGCAGTGAGCACGGGGGACGAGGCCCTGCGTGAGAGCTGCCTGCAGTTCCTGGCCTGGAACCTGTCTGCCGTGGTGGGCAGCGCTGAGTGGAGCTCTGTGAGCCCCGAGCTGCTGGCGCAGCTGCTGCAGCGCTCGGACCTGGTGCTGCAGGACGAACTGGAGCTGTTCCACGCGCTGGAGGTGTGGCTGGGCCGCGCGCGGCCGCCCCCCGCGGTGGCAGAGCGGGCGCTGCGCGCCATCCGATACCCCATGATCCCGCCGGCGCAGCTGTTCCAGCTGCAGGCGCGCTCAGCGGTCCTGGCGCGGCACGGCCTGGCGGTGGCGGACCTCCTGCTGCAGGCCTACCAGTTCCACGCCGCCTCGCCGCTGCACTACGCCAAGTTCTTCGACGTCAACGGTAGCGCCTTCCTGCCCCGCAACTACCTCGCGCCCGCCTGGGGCGCCCCGTGGGTCATCAATAACCCGGCCCGCGACGACCGCAGCACCAGCTTCCAGACACAGCTGGGCCCGAGCGGCCACGACGCCGGCCGCCGGATCACGTGGAACGTGCTCTTTTCCCCGCGCTGGCTGCCCGTCAGCTTGCGGCCGGTCTACGCGGACGCTGCGGGTACCGCGCTGCCCGCGGCGCGCCCAGAGGACGGCCGGCCAAGGCTGGTGGTTACGCCGGCCAGCAGCGGCGGCGACGCTGCGGGAGTGAGCTTCCAAAAGACGGTGCTGGTGGGGGCGCGCCAGCAGGGCCGCCTGCTGGTGCGCCACGCCTACAGCTTCCACCAGAGCAGCGAGGAGGCGGGAGACTTCCTGGCGCACGCGGATCTGCAGCGGCGCAACTCCGAGTACTTGGTGGAGAACGCCCTGCATCTGCACCTCATCGTCAAGCCTGTGTACCACACCCTCATCCGGACCCCCAAGTAG
- the Btbd17 gene encoding BTB/POZ domain-containing protein 17 isoform X2, with product MLLHRLQELLHQGNASDVVLRVQAAGTNEVRVFHAHRLLLGLHSELFRELLSNQSEAVLREPRDCAAVFDKFIRYLYCGELTILLAQAIPLHKLATKYRVASLQRGVADYMRAHLAGGAGPAVGWYHYAVSTGDEALRESCLQFLAWNLSAVVGSAEWSSVSPELLAQLLQRSDLVLQDELELFHALEVWLGRARPPPAVAERALRAIRYPMIPPAQLFQLQARSAVLARHGLAVADLLLQAYQFHAASPLHYAKFFDVNGSAFLPRNYLAPAWGAPWVINNPARDDRSTSFQTQLGPSGHDAGRRITWNVLFSPRWLPVSLRPVYADAAGTALPAARPEDGRPRLVVTPASSGGDAAGVSFQKTVLVGARQQGRLLVRHAYSFHQSSEEAGDFLAHADLQRRNSEYLVENALHLHLIVKPVYHTLIRTPK from the exons ATGCTGCTCCACCGCCTGCAGGAGCTGCTGCACCAGGGCAACGCCAGCGACGTGGTTCTGCGCGTGCAGGCCGCGGGCACCAACGAGGTCCGCGTCTTCCACGCCCACCGCCTGCTGCTGGGGCTGCACAGCGAGCTGTTCAGGGAGCTGCTGAGCAACCAGAGCGAGGCCGTGCTGCGGGAGCCCCGGGACTGCGCCGCCGTCTTCGACAAGTTCATCAG GTACCTATATTGCGGAGAGCTGACGATACTGCTTGCTCAGGCCATTCCACTGCATAAGCTGGCCACCAAGTACCGGGTGGCCTCCCTACAGCGAGGCGTGGCCGACTACATGCGCGCACACCTGGCAGGAGGCGCAGGCCCTGCGGTGGGCTGGTACCACTACGCAGTGAGCACGGGGGACGAGGCCCTGCGTGAGAGCTGCCTGCAGTTCCTGGCCTGGAACCTGTCTGCCGTGGTGGGCAGCGCTGAGTGGAGCTCTGTGAGCCCCGAGCTGCTGGCGCAGCTGCTGCAGCGCTCGGACCTGGTGCTGCAGGACGAACTGGAGCTGTTCCACGCGCTGGAGGTGTGGCTGGGCCGCGCGCGGCCGCCCCCCGCGGTGGCAGAGCGGGCGCTGCGCGCCATCCGATACCCCATGATCCCGCCGGCGCAGCTGTTCCAGCTGCAGGCGCGCTCAGCGGTCCTGGCGCGGCACGGCCTGGCGGTGGCGGACCTCCTGCTGCAGGCCTACCAGTTCCACGCCGCCTCGCCGCTGCACTACGCCAAGTTCTTCGACGTCAACGGTAGCGCCTTCCTGCCCCGCAACTACCTCGCGCCCGCCTGGGGCGCCCCGTGGGTCATCAATAACCCGGCCCGCGACGACCGCAGCACCAGCTTCCAGACACAGCTGGGCCCGAGCGGCCACGACGCCGGCCGCCGGATCACGTGGAACGTGCTCTTTTCCCCGCGCTGGCTGCCCGTCAGCTTGCGGCCGGTCTACGCGGACGCTGCGGGTACCGCGCTGCCCGCGGCGCGCCCAGAGGACGGCCGGCCAAGGCTGGTGGTTACGCCGGCCAGCAGCGGCGGCGACGCTGCGGGAGTGAGCTTCCAAAAGACGGTGCTGGTGGGGGCGCGCCAGCAGGGCCGCCTGCTGGTGCGCCACGCCTACAGCTTCCACCAGAGCAGCGAGGAGGCGGGAGACTTCCTGGCGCACGCGGATCTGCAGCGGCGCAACTCCGAGTACTTGGTGGAGAACGCCCTGCATCTGCACCTCATCGTCAAGCCTGTGTACCACACCCTCATCCGGACCCCCAAGTAG